The Fibrobacter sp. UWH6 genomic interval ACATTGTTCACCGTCTTGACAGCCTTGGGATAGGGGCGGCCGCTCAGGTACAGCGTACCATCCAAATCAAATACAACAGCTTTAACCGGCTTACGAGTCATACTCCACAAATTAGAAAATGAGCAATGCTCAAGGAACAATGGGCAAAGATAATTGCTACTTTATGGCCATGAAAACTCCTGATAGCCGTTTTTACTGTCCGCTGATTACCGAAGGCACAATCACTCTTGACGAAAACGAAAGCACCCACGCAGTACGAGTCTGCCGTGCCGCCGTTGGCGATGTGCTGCAACTTTCCGATGGCCTAGGTCATTACGCCGATGGGACAATCACGAAAGCTGACGCCAAGGCTTGCGAAGTCCGCGTCGATGTAGTGGAAACGGCTAGCAGCAATCGTCCCAAGGTTTCTCTTGGCATTGCCTGCCTCAAGGACGACGCCCTGGAAGAGGTGGTGTTCCACGCCGCACAGACAGAAATTGACAGCATCGTATTTCTGCGGACAGACTACTCCCAGGAGCCAAAGAACTCTGACCTGAAAAAGACTGTACGACGCGCCGAACTGAAAAGCCTTGTCAGCCTGAAGCAGTCCAAGAAGCCATGGCTCACAAAAATTGAAGGCCCCATCGAATTCAAGGACTGGTTAAAAAGCTACTCGGGCGACCTGGTCCTGTGCGATATGGACGGCGAAAACGCTCCCGCCACCGAAAGTCTAGCCTCCCCCACCACACTGCTGGTCGGCCCCGAAGGCGGCTTCTCCCCTGCAGAAATCCAGGCCATCAAGGATTTTTCTAACGGAAAGGTCCACTTAATGAAGCTGGGCCCCACCAGACTTCGCGCAAGAACAGCCGCAATCATCGCCCTAGGCAAGATTGTCTGCTGACACTCGTAAAATTTTATTTATCTTGTTGGTATACGTAACAAATCGTTAAGATTTGTGTTTTTGAGGATTTATGGTTCATTATTATCTAATCGCCACGTTAATTTTGTCACTTGCGAACATTGCCATCCTGATGGCAATCAACTCCAAGCGCAACATTCCCTATTACACAGCCATGTTCCATGTGATGACTGTACAGATAGGCGGACATCTGTTCCTGGCTTATTCCACCAACGAACAAGAAGCCCTTCTCGCAAATAAGATTGCCTACGTAGGAGCCTCCTTTGTTCCGATGCTATTCTTTCTTGGAGAACTGGCACTCTGCAACATCAAGGTTTCCAAGAAATTGCACATTTTGCTGTTCAGCATTAGCGCCATCATCCTCTGCCTTGCACTGACAACTGGTCAGAGCGACATTTTTTACAAGAGCATTACCCTTGTTGAAAATTTCGGCGTTACCGATTTTGTAGCGGAATACGGTCCGGCACACAACCTCTATAACATCATAATGGGGCTGTACCTTATTTCGGGTCTAGTCATTTTCTTCACTTCCTTCTACAAAAAGAGAAACATTTCCTACAAGAACCTGTTCACCTTGGCCGTACTTGGCTTCATCATGATCGGTTCCTTCTTTGTTATGCGTAGACTCAACTGCGACATGGTATTGACACCCGCTGTATTCCTGCTGCTCCAGTATACCATATTGTTCATGATCCACCGCATTGGTAAATACGACATCCAGAGCACCATTCTTGACACGCTGGAATTCCAGAACGAAAGTGCATACATTTCGTTCTCCGAAGATTTGCGCTACATCGGCTGTAACGACATCGCCCTGCACCACTTCCCCACATTAAAGCAGTTCCGCGTAGACTTTAAAGTACAGGAAAGCGATGAACTGGGAAAAATTCTGCTGGACCAGATCAGCAAATTCAACCCCAACGATTTCTCTTACACCTCTAGTTTCCAATACGGCAAGATGCATTACAAGAGCACCTTGAAAAACCTGATGCACGGAAACAAGATTTGCGGTTATATGTTCCGCATCGAAGACGACACCAAGATCCAGCGTTACATCAAATTGTTGGACAACTACAACAACAACCTCGTTACCGATGTCCAGAACAGAGATAGCCAGATCCAGGCTATTCAGGAACAGATGATCCTGGGCATGGCCAACATGGTAGAAAGCCGTGACAATAACACTGGCGGCCACATCAAGCGAACCAGCGAAGCGGTAAAGATTATCGTCAACGAAATGCGTAAGGACGACACCTACAGACCCATGAACAACTTCTTTAGCGCTTTGATAAAGGCCGCCCCGATGCATGACCTTGGTAAAATCGCCGTGGACGACGCCATCCTGAGAAAGCCGGGCCGATTCACCGAAGAAGAATTCGAAATCATGAAGACCCACGCCGAAAAGGGAGCCGCAATCGTAGAGAATTTGCTTAAGGGCGTTGAGTCCGAGCAGTTTGTGGCCGTAGCCAGAAACGTTGCCCATTACCATCACGAACGTTTTGACGGAACCGGCTACCCCAACCGCCTCAAGGGCAAGGACATCCCCCTGGAAGCACGCATCATGGCCGTTGCAGACGTGTACGACGCACTTGTCAGCCAGCGCTGCTACAAGGAAAAGATGTCTTACGCAGAAGCATACGAAGTGATTGTAGAATCTATGGGAACCCACTTCGACCCGCAACTGAAGAAGTACTTCATCAACTGCCACAGAGAGCTGGAAGCTTACTACGACAGCATGAAGCGATAAAAGCAAATTAACGTATACAAGAAAAAGCACCGCAAATAAGTTGCGGTGCTTTTTCGTTAAAACGAAATTCGTTTATTAAAGGGAAACCTTCACCTTTTCTCTCATGGCCATAACAGTCTTGAGAGCTTCGTCCACAGATTCGCGACGGGCAAGAAGAACGCCCATACGGCGGTGGCCCTTCAGCTCCGGCTTACCGAACAGGCGGAGGCCAGTGTCGGGTTCTGCAAGAACTTCTTCAAGACCGCTGAACTTCACCTGGGTGGAGTTGCCATCGCAAACGATTGCCTTGGAAGCACTGGGGCCGTGGAAAGCAATGTTAGGAATGGGCAGGCCGAGAATAGCGCGGGCGTGGAGAGCAAATTCAGAAAGGTCCTGGGAAATCAAGGTCACCATGCCGGTGTCATGAGGTCTGGGGCTCACTTCGCTGAATAGCACTTCGTCCTTGCAGACAAACAGTTCAACGCCGAAGATACCGCGGCCACCCAGAGCATCGGTCACTTTCTTGGCAATGACCTTAGCCTGTTCCAGAAGTTCAGGCTTCATGGGCTGGGGCTGCCAGGATTCCTGATAGTCGCCACCCACCTGATGATGTCCGATGGGTTCCAGGAATGCAGTACCTGCAACGTGACGGACGGTGAGCAAAGTAATTTCGTAGTCAAAGGGAACGAAGCCTTCGATGATCACGCGGCTAGCCTTACCGGTGCGGCCTTCGTTCTGGGAAATGTTCCAGGAGTTTTCGATATCGGCTTCAGTCTTGATGACGCTCTGGCCATGGCCGGAGGAGCTCATCACGGGCTTGATGACGCAAGGAATACCGATTTCCTTGACGGCTGCCTTGAAGTCTTCGAAGTTGTCTGCAAACTTGTAGGGGCTGGTCTTGATACCAAGTTCTTCGGCAGCAAGGCGACGGATGCCTTCGCGGTTCATGGTCAGCTTGGTAGCCTTGGCGGTAGGAATCACGGTATAGCCTTCGGATTCCATCTGGACCAGAGTATCGGTAGCAATAGCTTCCACTTCCGGCACGATGTAGTCGGGCTTTTCCAGCTCGATAACGCGGCGGAGTTCGGCACCATCCAGCATGTTGATCACATGGGAACGGTGAGCCACCTGCATGCCCGGGGCGTTGGCATAACGGTCTACGGCAACCACTTCGACGCCGAGACGCATCATTTCGATGATAACTTCCTTACCCAGTTCTCCTGCACCGCAGAAGAGAACCTTAGTTGCACTAGAGCTTAGCGGGGTACCGATTTCAGACATAACTTACTCCTGTTAAAGGCCCTATAAAGATAGATAATAATGATGGATGGGCCAAGTACGAATTACGAATTATTAAGTACGAGAGCTAAAATCGCGGCTTCGCCGCCTTACTTATTCTCATAATTCATACTTCATAATTCATAATTAGAATCTGTAGTCCACGGGGTTGAAGATGAACTTCACTCCGGCACGGATCCAGCCATCGGCACCATCGTTTCCAACTTCGTGGGCCAGATTTTCGTAAATGCGGAAACCACCACCCAGGTAAAAGCCAAACCAGCTATTGTACTGCATGGAATAAAGTGCATCCACAACATACTGGGTTTCTACCCGATTAGAAGGAGCATACTCATCATGAATCGCTTCGTCATAGTCGGTGTACAATTCGTTATCGCCCTGCTGCAACCAGGCAAGGGTCGCCTTTACTGTATGACGCCCATATTTCCAGGACAGGTCCAGCCAAAGATCCAAGGCGTCAGAACCGCGACGGTAACCGATGGGATAATCCACAAAGAACATATCTGCAAAATCCGGATCATCCTGGTCACGGTAGTTACTACGATAAAGGCGACGGCTAGAATATTCAAGAAGCGGGAGACGGCCGTTGTTATGAAGAGGGTCTGTGCGGACAACATCGAAGCGGAAAAAGAAATCACCGTAGCGCTGTGTGGGAATTTCCTGAGAGTATCCAACCAGGTAGCTTAACATACTGCGGTTTGTCCCCTTATCACTATCTTCACCAACGGGACTATTGATGTCTTCCATGTTCAGCTGACCATAAAAACGAGCGCCAGAAATCGGCTTAAATCCAATTTCTGCCGTAGTCACAGCCTTGGTGTATCCACCAGCAAAGTTATTGTGCAGGAACATAAAGGGATTCATGGAACGGAATTCCAGATCCTTACCGCCCACCATACTTTCTTCAATGATGGAAATCCAGAAATGGTTCATCTCGATTCCGATGCGGTGGTAAACCAGATTCTTTACATTTTCATCATAAACGCGATCGCGCTGATTGCTAGCCTGCTTATTTTTTTCAGGACATTTCTGTTCGGCGGCCTCGGAACCTTCGGGAGGGCATCCTGTTGTCGGGTCAATTATATCATTGAACAGCCAGGCATTCAGGGAACTGACCATGAAGGCATAACGGAAAATACCCGGTTCGAATTTCCAAAGGAGACCGTCGTGGTAAGGCGTTCCACCAATGGTCAAATCGTTGGGAGAGACCTTCAGATCTTCAGGGTTAAAACGGCCCAACTGGACATAGCCCACGGGATTTTGCCAAAGGGCATAACCATTAATAGGGACAGCAATGTCCAACTCACTAGGCTTATAGGTAAAGTTCGTTTTCAGGTCTGAATCGTACCAGGCTTCAATATCCTTGCGAAGAGGAGCTTCCATCAAGAAATGGAAGTTTTTATAGCCCGCACGGAAACTAATCATGAAGAAAGGATCAATATGATCTTCGTAACTGCGAGCCGTTTCCAGGGGAACTCTCAGACCGCGCCAGTTTCCGCCATACCGTTCAACCGTATCTGCAGCAAATTCAGGATCGGTCGGTCCCCCATTCAATCCAAAATTGAAATCAGTTCCAATTTGAACATAGCCCTTGTAGGAACTATCTGAAGACCACTGGGGAATATCACCGGCATTCATACCGGCAAAAGAAATGGCGGACAGTAACCCAAGAGAAAAGAGTATGTTTCGGATTTTCATAATACCAAATGTAAAAAGAATCGCCCAGGCAGGGAGACCCAGGCGATTCCTTTGTGTTGTGTGAACGTGCACTCGCACGTTCTGTGTGTGTGTGTTCCTTGTGGCTAGGCAACACCCAGCAATCCTGTTACAGAAATCTGCAACAGTATCGCCTATAGGGAGCGCAAGCCTAATTTCGGTTCATCGAGAACACTCGACTTTGGGGACTAGAAATTCTCCATGTCGACGCCCATACGGAGATAGGCAGGCATATTGTAGTCCACACCGTCAGCCTTCATTGCACATTCGGCAACATCCTGACGGGATACAGTACGAGTTTTCACTGCAGGTTCAGCAGCAGGTTCCTGCTGACGCATGTAAGCGGGGACGCTGAAAGCACTGGTAGCACTACGAGAATCCAAGCCACGGTTGTAGACGTCTTCGTCGGAAACAGCTTCGATTTCAGAAGTTTCCGACTTAACGGTCATGGATTCTTCAGCAGGCTGCTGGGCATTAAAATCCATGGCGCCGAAACGACCGGCATCAATTGCCGGGAAAGACTGAGAATCAGAGAGGCTCGGAGTAGTCAACACAGGAGCAACCATTTCTACAGTTGCGGGAGCTGCGGGTGCAGCTGGCATCTGCTGAACAGGAGCCTGGTGAGCATACATTTCAGGAGCGGGCTGAGCGGCAGCTGCGGGCTGAGCCTGCTGTGCCATAGCGAAGAAATTCACGCTAGTGGGACGCGGAGTAGACTGCTGAACTGCGGGCTGGGCAGGAGCAGCAACAGGAGCCACCGGAGCTACAGCGGGCTGCTGGGAAACAGGCATCTGAGCGGCAGGCATCTGGACAGTCTGCTGATTTGCAAACGGATTAGCAAACACCTGAGTGGGGCGAGCGACAGCGGGCTGCTGAGCAGCCTGTGCGGTACCGCAACCAGTTGCAATAATGGTAATGGAAACCTTGTCACCCAGTTCCGGAATAGTGATGTCACCAATGATGATGTTGGGATCACCTTCTTCACCCACCTTTTCATAGATGTGTTCCATAGCTTCGCTATGTTCGAGGAGGGAATAGTTTTCACCGTGGGCAACGTTGATAAGAACGCCGGTAGCACCTTCGATGCTAATGTCTTCCAGAAGCGGAGAAGCCAGAGCCAGGTCAGCAGCGGCAATGCCACGCTTTTCACCCTGAGCACAGCCGGTACCCATGAGAGCGCTGCCACCGTTCTGCATCACCTTGCGGATATCAGCAAAGTCAACGTGAACAAGACCATGATGGAACATGATGCCGCAGATACTCTGAACAGCATTGCCCAAAATTTCGTCAGCCATCTTGAAAGCTTCATCCATGGTAGCCTTCTGATTAGAAGTCTGGAGCATGGCGAGGAGCTTCTTATTTTCAACAACGATGATGGTGTCAACAGCAGCACGAAGTTCTGCAATACCCTGCTGAGCAACGCGAGCACGAGCATTACCTTCAAAACGGAACGGCTTGGTCACAACACCAACAGTCAGGATGCCCATTTCGCGAGCAACTGCGGCCACGACCGGAGCCGCGCCAGTACCAGTGCCACCGCCCATACCGGCAGTAACGAACACCATGTCGGCACCCTTCATGGATTCACGCAGTTCTTCAATGT includes:
- the purT gene encoding formate-dependent phosphoribosylglycinamide formyltransferase, producing the protein MSEIGTPLSSSATKVLFCGAGELGKEVIIEMMRLGVEVVAVDRYANAPGMQVAHRSHVINMLDGAELRRVIELEKPDYIVPEVEAIATDTLVQMESEGYTVIPTAKATKLTMNREGIRRLAAEELGIKTSPYKFADNFEDFKAAVKEIGIPCVIKPVMSSSGHGQSVIKTEADIENSWNISQNEGRTGKASRVIIEGFVPFDYEITLLTVRHVAGTAFLEPIGHHQVGGDYQESWQPQPMKPELLEQAKVIAKKVTDALGGRGIFGVELFVCKDEVLFSEVSPRPHDTGMVTLISQDLSEFALHARAILGLPIPNIAFHGPSASKAIVCDGNSTQVKFSGLEEVLAEPDTGLRLFGKPELKGHRRMGVLLARRESVDEALKTVMAMREKVKVSL
- the ftsZ gene encoding cell division protein FtsZ gives rise to the protein MSEMNDMYFEAQSRIMGEDLSSRNAKVKVFGVGGAGGNTVNRMKQMSIEGVEYYAVNTDSMALDLSLADHKILIGEKSTKNLGAGMDPEKGRKAVEENIEELRESMKGADMVFVTAGMGGGTGTGAAPVVAAVAREMGILTVGVVTKPFRFEGNARARVAQQGIAELRAAVDTIIVVENKKLLAMLQTSNQKATMDEAFKMADEILGNAVQSICGIMFHHGLVHVDFADIRKVMQNGGSALMGTGCAQGEKRGIAAADLALASPLLEDISIEGATGVLINVAHGENYSLLEHSEAMEHIYEKVGEEGDPNIIIGDITIPELGDKVSITIIATGCGTAQAAQQPAVARPTQVFANPFANQQTVQMPAAQMPVSQQPAVAPVAPVAAPAQPAVQQSTPRPTSVNFFAMAQQAQPAAAAQPAPEMYAHQAPVQQMPAAPAAPATVEMVAPVLTTPSLSDSQSFPAIDAGRFGAMDFNAQQPAEESMTVKSETSEIEAVSDEDVYNRGLDSRSATSAFSVPAYMRQQEPAAEPAVKTRTVSRQDVAECAMKADGVDYNMPAYLRMGVDMENF
- a CDS encoding 16S rRNA (uracil(1498)-N(3))-methyltransferase, with the protein product MGKDNCYFMAMKTPDSRFYCPLITEGTITLDENESTHAVRVCRAAVGDVLQLSDGLGHYADGTITKADAKACEVRVDVVETASSNRPKVSLGIACLKDDALEEVVFHAAQTEIDSIVFLRTDYSQEPKNSDLKKTVRRAELKSLVSLKQSKKPWLTKIEGPIEFKDWLKSYSGDLVLCDMDGENAPATESLASPTTLLVGPEGGFSPAEIQAIKDFSNGKVHLMKLGPTRLRARTAAIIALGKIVC
- a CDS encoding HD domain-containing phosphohydrolase gives rise to the protein MVHYYLIATLILSLANIAILMAINSKRNIPYYTAMFHVMTVQIGGHLFLAYSTNEQEALLANKIAYVGASFVPMLFFLGELALCNIKVSKKLHILLFSISAIILCLALTTGQSDIFYKSITLVENFGVTDFVAEYGPAHNLYNIIMGLYLISGLVIFFTSFYKKRNISYKNLFTLAVLGFIMIGSFFVMRRLNCDMVLTPAVFLLLQYTILFMIHRIGKYDIQSTILDTLEFQNESAYISFSEDLRYIGCNDIALHHFPTLKQFRVDFKVQESDELGKILLDQISKFNPNDFSYTSSFQYGKMHYKSTLKNLMHGNKICGYMFRIEDDTKIQRYIKLLDNYNNNLVTDVQNRDSQIQAIQEQMILGMANMVESRDNNTGGHIKRTSEAVKIIVNEMRKDDTYRPMNNFFSALIKAAPMHDLGKIAVDDAILRKPGRFTEEEFEIMKTHAEKGAAIVENLLKGVESEQFVAVARNVAHYHHERFDGTGYPNRLKGKDIPLEARIMAVADVYDALVSQRCYKEKMSYAEAYEVIVESMGTHFDPQLKKYFINCHRELEAYYDSMKR